AAATTTACAAAGAATACTGAGAACCAATACAATAAAAATCCACCCGATCATGGAACATCAACATGGCGGATGGTAACTGCTTGTCCGGCCTCCTCATTCCCCAACCGTCTGCTTTCAGATCGCCCCATATCATCCGAGAGCGCAGATAACGAATAGCtttaggatgagggagggaatcCGGAAGACAGGGCAAGGGTCACCAGCTGTATCAAAGCCCTGAAAAcacccccttctcccttcttcccAAATCATTAATGTGACATGACTAGACGGGTCAACATGCACGATGGTGGTTACCCATCCAGATGAGTTAGATCAGTTTTTTTCGTAATTGGgtagaggagggaaggacacaTTTTCAGAGCGAGGTGAACAAGGCCAATGTTTCAGTCGGGGTtcggtggagggggtgagagtcTGGTAAAGAGTTCGAGATCATTGTTGCGTCTTGGCCGCCTCGGCCTCGATGCCCAGCAGAGCGTGCACCGCCTCCAGGGGTACCCCCTCCGGCGCGCGGATGTGCATGGTGGTGCCGTCGGGCCCGTTCACGATGACGATGCGCTCCGACGCCGTGTCGCTCTCCGAGCCCTCGGCCAGCTGCATGGTCAGACCCTCTGTCTGGATGTAGATCTCCTGGCCCTCCTGGACCACAGCCTGACCCCCGGGGGGAGCCGCTTGGCTCTGCCTGCCCAGGGACGGAGCACTCTGCTGGGTCTGGCTGGGGGCAGGCGGCTTTGTCCCCGGTGGCTGCTGCGGCTGCTCTGACTTGTCAGTAGCAGGATCTGTGGCCAgagccttctccagctccttcatCTGGTCTGCTATGTCACTGGTGCTCAGGACCTCGCATGGCTCAGCTCTCCCCaagtccccctgccctccctgggCAGGATCGCTGGTGTCCATGGCCTCCTCGGTCCCAGGGCCGGCCGGCCTGCTGGAAGGGTTATCCTGGGGcatgggggtgctgggggtggctgAGGCAGACGGGGCTGGGGGCTGTTTTGGGGGGGCTGCGGCAAAAGCGACTGGCTTGGGGCTTGATGGGACCACCAGAGGAGACACAGACACGGTGCACGTCTTCAGACTGCTGGCTGCTCCACTCTGAACCTTCAACAGGCCAGACTCTGGGAATGGAGAGGGATTTAAAAAGATAAACAAACACTATTATAACACCCACTATGGATCTATAGACAGTCAACTTTAACTGCTGATACATACAAGTTAAAATCAAAGTTTATTTATCACATACTTCATCATACAAATACAATGTGGAGTGAAATGCTTTTGGTGATAAGTGTGCTTATAAAGTCAAGATATAAAAAGTAAAATGATTTATGATGGTCCTTCAAAATATTGTACAGTCACAATAAATACACGTAAATGTAGCCTCCCTAAAGTTGAATTAAGTTCTAAAGGTCTGGACAAATCATTCTTGTCCATGTGGCACCGATCCATAGCATACCTTTAGTGTTGTTGGCCGTCTTCTCTAATCCGTTCTGGTGGATAGAGACACTGTTCATCTCCTCTGTCCTGTTCTCCATCTTAAACCTCTTGGACGGAGGAAGCATCTTCGAGTTCTGGAGCAGGAGAAAGGGCTTAATTACTTTACCTTCACGGAAAATATTACTTTCCAGCCATTCTTACACAGTCTGACAGGATTACTTATTATGAAGTGCaggatttgattttttttttgtactatCTGCTAACGTTGAACACGGTTGGCAAGGAGACGTTTTTGTTTACCTCCATGTAGCGGACATTcttggttgccaggtttgtagaACTTTGGCCTGGACCAGGATTCAGAACCTTCAGTTTGTTCACCTCGTCAAAGATGCCGAGACATTTGGCAACCTGGTGAGCAGATTTTAAACATCGAATTCATAAACGGTTGAACGTTTTATTTCTTCCAGTGACAACTTCTTCCTCACGAtcaattcaataaaaaaaaaaattgtcgcGAGGAAGAGCTACACAAAGATATAGGAAGAGACTAGAAGGGAGAATGAGCGAGTGCGTACTTCCATGTTGTGAACCTCTAATGCGGTGTGGACTCCCTGGGGGTTGGAGATGTACTCCTGGGCCATCTTCTTCACCTGGCTATGGAGCTGCTCAAACTCACCATACACCTCAGGAAAGTGGGCCTTGGCAGGGTGGCCTTTCTccacctgacaaacacacacttagtgAGCAAGGGAAAGACATACGCAGCCTTCTGTGACAAGAACCAGACTAGTTCACACATCTGAAGGAAAAAGACCAACTTAGCCTTCATGCTTCCTGTATTTACCCTTCATTAGAAAACCGTTAGAAGTGAAAGGCACCATGTCCACAGAGACAGTGCCTTCTTCCTCAAACTTCACAGGCTGTAGGCGTTAACCTAGTCATTTAAGCTATTCAAGTAATGTCATAACACCAGACTGTACcataatcatttacatttagtcatttagcagacgctcttatccagagcgactcacagtaagaacagggacattccccgaggcaagtagggtgaagtgccttgcctaaggacacaacatcattcgcagccggggaatcgaaccggcaaccttctgattggtagcccgattccctaaccgctcaaccatctgacccccccccccccacccccaccccagtgTAGCAACAGGGAGCGTTTACCTTCATGAGGAGGAAGTCCCACAGGCTCATGGCCTTGGCTAGGCGAGGAAGGACCACTTCCAACAGCTCCTCATTTTCACACTGGTGGACCACCTATGCACACGCACAGGAAAATACAGGGCTCACACAAAACCTGGCAAATATGAATACATTGTGGTTtgtttaaaggcagggtaggtaagtTTAGCTAAACTAGATATTTTTGCTTGTGTTTGAAAGTATCCAACCCCAATTATCCCACCCCCTTCCTTCAaaaagccccctcccccctctcccgccCAACACATAAAAACACTGCTTGACTACTGCTGGGAGGTAGGTAGATAGTCAGGCAAGTAGtagtccaatcattgcattgaGTAGATcttcaaaaagtgcttctcaaaaaCATGACCTATCCTAGCTTTAATTGGCAGTACCTCTTTTAGTCTCTCTTGTCTTCTCTGGGCAAGCTGCTCTGTACTGACGCCCCCTAGCTTCGGAGGCCTGCCACGACGCCCTCGTCTAAGTGGTAGACCCACCACCTTGGGGGGTATGGGTCCCCTGGGTCTTCCACGGCCCCTGCCCCGACCTCGTCCACGGGGCCTGCCCGGTCCCCTCGACTGGACCCCCCTTAGTCCGGCTGCTGCTGCGGGAcccagggctggagaggggtctACCTGTGGAAGGTACACAGGAAGTCATCGGTAAGAACAGGGGTGCTTTTCAAAAACATGGCACTTACATGACATTTACAGTGTTTAGAAATGGTAAGGCTATAAATGAATGTTTTCCGAATGGTCGAATGTAGAACCTTCCGACAGTTTTACACAGTAGTAAATAGGTCTCATGAGAAAAGCAGAGTTCTCTATCCACTGTTTTTGTTCTGAAAAGTCGACTTCAATACTTCCCTCACCTTCAAACGCAGCCATCAACAACCCATACAAGCACAAACATTTATTCTGACAGAGGTCTGACAGATGGAGCTGTGGAAAGGTTCTGTGGTGTCTTACTTTGTGTAGAGTGGCAGGGGAGGTGGTGCCTGTCTTCTTCGTGTCCTCATCTTTCTCAGAACCTGTCAGTTTGTCAGCAGGGACCGagttcccctcctcttctttcttaaCGCTGTTCGCTGCCCCAGTCTCAGGCTTCTTTCCTGGGGGGTCGTCATTCTGGGCTGGCGGGTCCTGGGCGTCCCCGTGGGTGGGGTTTAGTCTGTAGTGTCTAGTTAAACCCCCATTCCCTATGTATGCCTTGTCACATGTTTTACACTTATGGGCCCTCTGCTTGTGGCTGTAGCTCATTGTCGACGAGGATCCTttgccttcctctccctcctcctcctcttcgctgATCTCCGAGTAGTCATCGGAGTCCGACTGGTGGCTTTCTGCCAGGTCCTCGGTCTTGATGAACTTGTAGTCTTTGGCCTTGTACTTGGGAGGCCTGGACACCCTGCCTGAGCGGGTCTTCACCTTCAGAGGCTTCTTGACTCTCGTTTTAGccttctgcttctccttctccaccgcAGGCTGGGCGGCCGGAGTAGTGGCAGGTTTGGCGGAGCCGGCAGGGGTGCCATTGGCCCGGGGCCTTCCTGGAGTCTTGACTGTGGTCTGGACAGTAACGAGTGGGGTTTGGACGCTACTTGTAGCTTGTATGGTCACAGGAGTGCCCGGGGCAGGAAGTTTGTGAACGACAGGGACCAGACTGCCCACCACGGGGGTGGagctctgcagcagcagctggatGGGCGGTTCTCCGGGGTTCTGCTGGAGAAAGTACTGCTGTTGGCCCACCACGGGCGTGATGTGGATGATCTGGGGGCTGCTCATGCCACCGTTGGTGGAAACTTTGACCTGAGGTTGAGCGACAGCCAGGGACTTCTGCTGAGggatggtgatggtggttgTGGTCAGTGGCTTCAAGTCCTGCTTGGGGGGCATTTGGACCTGGATTCTGATTGGTTCTGGCTGTAGGGTCAAACACAACACCGCTTTTaagtaacacacacaattagtaatttagcagacactcttatccagagggacttacagtaagtacagggacataggATTACATGTTTCCCACAAAATGTATGCAGTTTTTATCTTTCATAACAGTGAAAggccaatatatatatattgttttaccTTTTTCTGGATGAGACGAGTACCGTTGCTGGACTGAAGAGCCACGTGTTTGGCTACGTTCTTTAGCTGCTGAGATGCGTTCTGTACAGTGGTCAGTGGCTGCGAGGGTGCCGTCGATACCTCTGTATTAGTGACAGTTGTAAAGAGGCCAGTGACAGGGTCCAGTGTGGTCAACACTTGCTCAGTGGCTTTGGGGGTCTGCTGGTTAACGTGAACCATAGACTGCTGTTGAGATTTTGTGACTTGATCTATCACTTGTTGTAGCTCGTTGGGGGCCAGTGCTGTGCTGGGGACGAACGTCGATGAAGCAGGGATATTTTTGACCACTTGGTTTTGCTCGAAAAGGCGCGCCGCTTCGGTGTCCGTTACTTGAACTAGCTGCTGTTTTGCCAATTGCTCTacgagctgctgttgctcctctGCTGTTAGACCAGACCCTTCAACGAAACTACCGTCTGGCTGCACATAGATAATGGTGGTTGCTGGCGTTATAGCGTTGACAAAGTCGGCGCTAATCGCCGTATATTCCGTACCCGTTGCAATACCAGAACCCCCATCAATTGCCATTGCGTTTTGTTCCGATTGCTCTCCGCCCTCTATTTGGGTGACAACCTGGCAATCGTCTTGTTTAGTGCAGCCCTGGAGGAAATCAGCCAACCCCTGGGTTACGGTCATCACAGTTGCAGACGTTTCACCCGTCTTTTCGCCGACTTCATTTTGATTTGCAAATTCATCTACGGGCGTCTCACTCACAACCGATTCAGAAACGCACTGGACTTGTGATACGGTGcagctctctccttctgtttttgTACTCAACGTATTGCTTTCATCCTCGTTGTCCGCCATTTTGACTGTTGTAAAGAGCAAGGAAAGCTCGCTAGATATTCATGCGCAGTCCCCGACCCAATCGATGTATTAGATAACACCGATGTCGATCGATTTCTTTGAAACACTTACGTTTTTATGTAATTATGCATTaatgtgtaaaatgtaaaaattttATCGGAAATTTTGCTAACCAGCGCAGTGAATCAGCACTGAAATAGGTAACGGTTTCGATGTGAGTTTTCAACAAGCCTTGGATAGGTTTTTTTCTCCTTCAGAGTCCGATGACACTATTTCCGTTTCCTGTCCAAAAGCGTTGCCGCGCTTTACCATAGAAGAAGTATTTTCATAGACACCAAAATTGTTTGCAATATTATTTTACAGATATACAGACGTTGTGTGCTATGACACGTGTTTAACTCTTATACTTATTTCAGGGACATTCTGTTCGATGTTCTACTCAGCTTTTGTATGGATGAACTTGCATACGCTGCACGATAGAGTGCAGAACAGGCTCGCGCGAGATAAGGAAGTGTAGTTTGTTGACATAGCTTGAGACAGGGGGAACTGTGTCGGGCACAtcatcagcatgatgatgtTGTTATGATACTTCTCACGTATAAACGCGTAATAACGCAAATCCCATCTTTCCTATGGGTTTAAATGAAATAGCAGTGGCTCTTTGATATTAAAAATAAAGTTATTGAAGGTAAGTAGCTGTGTTGTTAAGCTGTCCAGTGTTTCTGTTAAATCGCTATGCCGCGCTAGCTAACGTAACATTGTGGATAGCCTCGTCAGGTTTAGCCAGCATGCGAGCTGTGTATAAAACCACTTACTGTACTCTTTATATGACTGGCAGGTCATCCTTGGTGATCCATTTGAATCTGTAGTTATGTTTAATATGTTATACCGTTAACTGGCCTTTTCCCAATTCAAGATAGATTATGATAGTATGGTGGTGGCCAGCTGTCAGGCTATGGGCGTATGCTTGAGATGAGACAAATGCTTAATTCATACATTGCTGCGTAGTAACACTGCATACATAGCAACAGCAGCACATACGGTATAGGTTTGTTTTGGTTAGGAATTATATTATATACATGTCGGGATTGATTTACATGTCTGACTGAAACCCTTGAGTGTTTGTTACATGCTGAAAGTGGAGGAGTGAGGCAGATTGAGTTTTTGCAATCTGATTACTCAAATGATGTCGAAATCAGTGTCTGATTACTCAAATTATGTCGAAATCAGCAGGTCAGTCTGCAAAATACTGACACAAATACTTTTTGAAAACCTCACCAAACTGTGCATCATTCTCACACGAACAGATCGAGTTATAGAtgtatctctcactctccccccacccccccagtccAGGCAGCCTCTAGCTGGCCCTTGTCCAGTGACAGCCATGGCTGCTCAGACTCCCTCCCAGTCTGCCCTGCGAGAATTTTGTCCTCTCTACTACCTGCTCAATGCCATCCCTGCCAAGGTGCAGAAGGGCTTCCGCTCTGTGCTGGTCTATCTGACGGCTCTGGACACCAATGCTGACTACATCGCAGTGGGCAGCAGCATCGGCATGCTGTATCTCTACTGCAGGAGGGTCAGTCAGATGAACAAGTACAACCTAGAGGTCAGTACACAACAAGTTATCTTCTCTTCAACACAGCTTGACTCCATTCTGAAACCAGAAGTCGGTCCTCTTCTGCTGTTCATATTTGATGACAAAATGTGTGTAACGTGCTATGATGGGTGATATATTGTCCCTCCAGGGTAAATGTGAGGCAATCACAGCAGTCAAACTTCTGAGTTGTTTTGATGACTTGGTTGCCGTGGGCACAGCATCCGGCAGAGTAGCGCTCTTCCAACTGGTGTCACAACTTCCTGGCAGAAACAAACAGGTAGGCCAATCAATCAAACCGCCATCCATCAATAAACCGTAGCTCCATTCCCACGGCCACTGCACTAGAGGGACCCACAGGGAACTGCTAATGTGTCTGAGCTTAGTTTAAATGACCTCAAGATCAACACGTGTACAAAGCTGTGTGGTATGCCTGGGAAGAGGTTTACACTGAGGTTTTTCTCTGCCTAGCTGAGGAGGTTTGATGTTGTGGGTCTGCACAAGAGCCCAGTGACAGCCCTGACCTGGAGCCCCAACGGCATGAAGCTGTTCTCTGGAGACGACAAGGGCAAGGTGGTCTACTCCGCCGTGGACCTGGACCAGGTAGGACCACCAGTCTCGCTGCTCTCTCCCACTAGTAATCTGGAATATGTTGATTTCCAGATAAGAGATTAAGGAGGAATGGTGTTATCACACAGCTGTGAAAGTGAAGGATATTTCTCATCCAATCATTTGTTTATTCCCAGGGCTTAAATGTAACActtgtatatgtctgtgtgtgcgtatgtacaTGTTTGGCTGCCTGCTTGCTTGCATCTGTGTGTCTAATTaactgcattgtgtgtgtgtgcgtgtgtgtgtgtgcgtgtgtgtgtgtccacgtgcgtgtgtgtgcatgtgtgtgtgtgtgtgtccacgtgtgtCTGCACCCCCAGGGCGTGTGTAACCCAGTGCTGCTGTTTGAGGAGGCCTCAGCCATCGTGCAGCTGGAGTACTGCCAGAAGGTTCTACTGGTGTCCACGCACCAGCGCTCGGTGCTGTTTCACACACAGGAGCAGGCTCTGCAGCAGCTGGGCGCCAAGCCTCGCAAGAGGTACCCAGAATACAACTCTGTAGCTCTAGTGAAACTCAACAGAATACAACTCTGTAGCTCTAGTGAAACTCAACAGAATACAATTCTGTAGCTCTCGTGAAACTGTCATTTCTGTGTTGTCTTTGCTGCGGTCTCTTCTCGGCAGCAACGGGAAGTTTGGCGCGTGCTTCCAGCCGGGGCTGTGCAAGCAGAGCGACCTGCAGGTGTTTGCGGCGCGGCCGGGCCTCCGGCTGTGGCGTGCGGACATCAAAGGCATGGTGGAGGACACCCGGCTGCTGAAGCCCCTGTTCAACCTGGACGTGCCCCAGTTCCAGCTGTTCCCCCGGGCCGGGCCCTCGGGGGGCTACCGGCCCCCGGAGAGACAGCTGGGCCTGGTCTGCTGCTTCCTGCGGGAGGGCTGGCTGCTCAGCTGGAACGAGTACAGCGTCTATGTCATCGACTGTGTCAACCAGGTAATATCCAGAACCTATCCAGCTACTTTACCAGGTACTATCTAATATACTAACACCTAACCAGGTAATATACAACACCTAACCAGGTAATATACAACACCTAACCAGGTCATAGCCAAAACCTAACCAGGTAATATACAACACCTAACCAGGTAATATACAGTACCTAAACAGGTCATATCAATGTATCACACCTAGACTGTCTTGTCTTTCAGCCTCGTATCACTGTGCCCTCAGCCAGGGTATTGTGGCTGTATTGACTGCAGGTAAACAGTTGCTTTCTTCTCTGGCGTCTCCAGGTGATTATCGGAGCGCTGGAGAGCAGTGGAGACATTGTGTCAGTGTCCTGTACCGAGAATGAGATCTTCATCCTGAAGGGAGACAGGGACATCGTCCGCATCTCCACCAGCCCCGAAGGCCTGGTCTCCAACGGTGAGCTAGCACACACGCCCCAGTGTCCCCCTCGCATGAATGAAAGCTTTGTGAAACAGTCCGACCAGAGAAGTGATTTTATGTTGCTTGTTTAGGGGACTTCTGATTGCCTTTCTGTCACTTCTATTCATTCGTTCTTCTCTCATGTTTACCCGAATAAAAAAAACGATGGCCAAACAATTAAtttcttgctcgctctctctctctctctctctctctctctctctctctctctctctctctctctctctctctctctctctctctctctctctctctgtctctctgtctctctctctctcctccccccctcctgggTGGAGCTACGGGCATCGTCACCTTTCGTCTCCTATTCTGACAGGTAAAGGTAGATCAAGATACAAAACTTAACGTgcactgttttctttttttctgtcctcttattctttctttctacctctctctgtctctctctctctctccctctctctttcctactcTCACTCCCACTCGCAGTGTCGGACCTATCTCTCCGTCTGAGCTCCCCCCTGACTCCCACCCTCCTGCTCCCGCCCACCGGCTCCGTAGAAACAGCCCAGCCAATCCGAACCATGCCCATCATTGTCGAGCAGcatagaggtggagggagggcagaggaggtggcgggggaggcggaggaggtggaggaggcggaggagcagcaggagcagcagcacAGTGCCAGTCCTCAGGAGGGAGGGTTtggggcggagggggagaggccgggggtggtggatgtgggggtggaggtgtggatgcCGAGGGGAAGCGTCGGGGGAACCAGCGAGTCTCGTAGCCGCAGCAGCTCCATCACGTCCTGGGACAGCGTCCAGGGGATGCTCATGACCTCGTCCTCCACCACGGAGCAGTCCGAGATGAGCTCCAGTCGCTACAgcgcccccctgcccctggAGGACCTGGTGGTGAAGGCCATCAAGGTgaagaagaaggggaagaggaggaggcatgGTGAGTCCGGGTGGAGCTACGGGCATCGTCACCTTTCGTCTCCTATTCTGACAGGTAACGGTAGATCAAGATACAAAACTTAACTAgcactgttttctttttttctgtcctgtttttctttctctctctctctctctctctctctctctctctctctctctctctctctctctctctctctctctctcccttgctatctctgtctctgaagagAGTGGCAGTGGTAACCGTCTGTTCGAGCGCAGCAGCTGGTCAGAGAACATGTTCAGCCAGGACGGGGGCCTCAGTGACGGGGGCAGCGGGGGCACCCCCATGAGTGACCCCACCAGCCTGCTGTACAGCAGCCTGGACCTCCAGAGCAACGACTCCCCCGAACAGGACCCCAGCGGCCCGCCCGCCACCCCAGAACCCACCCCCTCCCGGTCTGCCAACGTCCCACCCGGTCCTCCAgactccctgcccctccaggaGATGGAGACCCAGGAAGACTCCGGAGGGGGCGAGGCCCCGACCCCAGACGTGGACCTCCTGCTGGAGTGCACCTTCTCCTACATGCATGCGTCCGACGAGCAGGAGCCAGATCcaatggaggagcaggaggacgagTTCCCTCTGATTGGCCTGGAGGACTCGGAGCCGGAGGATCTGGAGCCTCCGGCCTGTGCTCTGGATCAGACGGGGTGCTCGGCCGAGCGCGAGCACGGCCCCTCGAGTGACGAGGAGGACATCTACGCTCACGGGGTGCCCTCCAGCGTCAGTGTGGGTGAGGGGCTGAACTCTGTCAGCCTGCAGGGAAACGACAGACAGCAGGACGAGGAC
The Osmerus mordax isolate fOsmMor3 chromosome 9, fOsmMor3.pri, whole genome shotgun sequence genome window above contains:
- the znf839 gene encoding zinc finger protein 839; translated protein: MADNEDESNTLSTKTEGESCTVSQVQCVSESVVSETPVDEFANQNEVGEKTGETSATVMTVTQGLADFLQGCTKQDDCQVVTQIEGGEQSEQNAMAIDGGSGIATGTEYTAISADFVNAITPATTIIYVQPDGSFVEGSGLTAEEQQQLVEQLAKQQLVQVTDTEAARLFEQNQVVKNIPASSTFVPSTALAPNELQQVIDQVTKSQQQSMVHVNQQTPKATEQVLTTLDPVTGLFTTVTNTEVSTAPSQPLTTVQNASQQLKNVAKHVALQSSNGTRLIQKKPEPIRIQVQMPPKQDLKPLTTTTITIPQQKSLAVAQPQVKVSTNGGMSSPQIIHITPVVGQQQYFLQQNPGEPPIQLLLQSSTPVVGSLVPVVHKLPAPGTPVTIQATSSVQTPLVTVQTTVKTPGRPRANGTPAGSAKPATTPAAQPAVEKEKQKAKTRVKKPLKVKTRSGRVSRPPKYKAKDYKFIKTEDLAESHQSDSDDYSEISEEEEEGEEGKGSSSTMSYSHKQRAHKCKTCDKAYIGNGGLTRHYRLNPTHGDAQDPPAQNDDPPGKKPETGAANSVKKEEEGNSVPADKLTGSEKDEDTKKTGTTSPATLHKVDPSPALGPAAAAGLRGVQSRGPGRPRGRGRGRGRGRPRGPIPPKVVGLPLRRGRRGRPPKLGGVSTEQLAQRRQERLKEVVHQCENEELLEVVLPRLAKAMSLWDFLLMKVEKGHPAKAHFPEVYGEFEQLHSQVKKMAQEYISNPQGVHTALEVHNMEVAKCLGIFDEVNKLKVLNPGPGQSSTNLATKNVRYMENSKMLPPSKRFKMENRTEEMNSVSIHQNGLEKTANNTKESGLLKVQSGAASSLKTCTVSVSPLVVPSSPKPVAFAAAPPKQPPAPSASATPSTPMPQDNPSSRPAGPGTEEAMDTSDPAQGGQGDLGRAEPCEVLSTSDIADQMKELEKALATDPATDKSEQPQQPPGTKPPAPSQTQQSAPSLGRQSQAAPPGGQAVVQEGQEIYIQTEGLTMQLAEGSESDTASERIVIVNGPDGTTMHIRAPEGVPLEAVHALLGIEAEAAKTQQ
- the tecpr2 gene encoding LOW QUALITY PROTEIN: tectonin beta-propeller repeat-containing protein 2 (The sequence of the model RefSeq protein was modified relative to this genomic sequence to represent the inferred CDS: deleted 1 base in 1 codon), whose amino-acid sequence is MAAQTPSQSALREFCPLYYLLNAIPAKVQKGFRSVLVYLTALDTNADYIAVGSSIGMLYLYCRRVSQMNKYNLEGKCEAITAVKLLSCFDDLVAVGTASGRVALFQLVSQLPGRNKQLRRFDVVGLHKSPVTALTWSPNGMKLFSGDDKGKVVYSAVDLDQGVCNPVLLFEEASAIVQLEYCQKVLLVSTHQRSVLFHTQEQALQQLGAKPRKSNGKFGACFQPGLCKQSDLQVFAARPGLRLWRADIKGMVEDTRLLKPLFNLDVPQFQLFPRAGPSGGYRPPERQLGLVCCFLREGWLLSWNEYSVYVIDCVNQVIIGALESSGDIVSVSCTENEIFILKGDRDIVRISTSPEGLVSNVSDLSLRLSSPLTPTLLLPPTGSVETAQPIRTMPIIVEQHRGGGRAEEVAGEAEEVEEAEEQQEQQHSASPQEGGFGAEGERPGVVDVGVEVWMPRGSVGGTSESRSRSSSITSWDSVQGMLMTSSSTTEQSEMSSSRYSAPLPLEDLVVKAIKVKKKGKRRRHESGSGNRLFERSSWSENMFSQDGGLSDGGSGGTPMSDPTSLLYSSLDLQSNDSPEQDPSGPPATPEPTPSRSANVPPGPPDSLPLQEMETQEDSGGGEAPTPDVDLLLECTFSYMHASDEQEPDPMEEQEDEFPLIGLEDSEPEDLEPPACALDQTGCSAEREHGPSSDEEDIYAHGVPSSVSVGEGLNSVSLQGNDRQQDEDMTRRKADQLAESWMGYSGPGCGILSLVVTDRFVWCLDFKGSLYCSALPDGGLSWQRFEDNVHQVALSPSGSLLWKVEQKTMTAYACGKVTIKGKRHWYKAMDETAFVALSDDAAWIIRTNGDLYLQTGLSVERPCARAVRVDCPCPMSQVAARGGVAWALSEQRAVFYREGLSSFCSEGEMWKVRQDQVSEGQGLEPICISLGENGTVWALDTSGSLWFRTGVTTKKPQGDDQHWWQVSITDYVVFDQGSLFQTLIQATHSVATATKAPVERVAECLRVAFLSQQTQCQPSLVSSNAAGVWIASGRNDLHVAKGSLIGTFWQGVVPRGTVSATKWAFITSSAVSSKEGTFLWLGQSRRDLFCVWDQDGQLRPSTVQLPPDVEFGQLSACRDALWGLDLHGWVHIRTLSPTCPTGMTWTPLDLSQLGRVRLVSVSCGSQNVWACDSHGLVYFRVGTQPLNPSMMLPAWICLEPPEQPVGIHLVSVHTSPNDRMLWALDNRGNVHVRTAISEEMPVGTDWEHIPGLQASQLVLSLRTVWVRCPNGEVARRYGITDKNPAGDYWKKIPGVVHCFTVTPQDELWAVGTSGGLTHRLTKTLLHTPAKSHANTGSLSGEDLEDEWEVI